In the genome of Candidatus Rokuibacteriota bacterium, one region contains:
- a CDS encoding VWA domain-containing protein — protein MDQRILEFIGDLRRAELRISPSEALDALAASAEIGLEDRDTFRTALATTLVKESRDLPTFDRLFDLYFLDLEALGAGLKKALGPEDPRMRELLDRLAAEDGLRMDELTELMLRGEGADMEMAIRQGGEGTGLERLMYFLQIGYFSRRIYDKFDWESIERDLARIMRLLEARGLDPGQLARIRNYLDLRLEAFRRMIRQHVERELERRAYRQGEKLTREVLSDKPLFALSPDEVAQMKAVVARLARKIKDALALRQRQEEKGRLDSRRTIRQSLQYGGVPMEVRFRRRHREKPKLVTLCDVSDSVRNASRFMLQLVWSLQECFSRVRSYVFVSEIAEVTQAFNTYTVDRAIEWALRSSSVDYHCRSDFGYAFSRFCRTELESLDRKTTVLVLGDARNNYNDPQAWAVRQIRERVKGIIWLNPEGQWGWGIGDSVLPLYAPSCDIVKECRTVGQLVQVVDQLVHSWWRRGR, from the coding sequence ATGGACCAGCGCATTCTCGAGTTCATCGGCGATCTCCGGCGGGCGGAGCTGCGCATCTCGCCCAGCGAGGCGCTGGATGCGCTGGCGGCCTCGGCCGAGATCGGGCTGGAGGACCGCGACACCTTCCGGACGGCGCTGGCGACGACCCTCGTCAAGGAGTCACGGGACCTGCCGACCTTCGATCGCCTCTTCGACCTGTACTTCCTCGACCTCGAGGCGCTCGGCGCCGGGCTCAAGAAGGCGCTGGGGCCCGAGGATCCCCGGATGCGCGAGCTGCTGGACCGGCTGGCGGCCGAGGATGGGCTCCGGATGGACGAGCTCACCGAGCTGATGCTGCGCGGCGAGGGGGCCGACATGGAGATGGCCATCCGCCAGGGCGGCGAGGGCACCGGCCTCGAGCGGCTCATGTACTTCCTGCAGATCGGGTACTTTTCGCGCCGCATCTACGACAAGTTCGACTGGGAGAGCATCGAGCGCGACCTGGCGCGCATCATGCGCCTCCTGGAGGCGCGGGGGCTCGACCCGGGGCAGCTCGCCCGCATCCGCAACTACCTCGACCTCCGCCTGGAGGCGTTCCGCCGGATGATCCGGCAGCACGTGGAGCGCGAGCTGGAACGCCGCGCCTACCGCCAGGGCGAGAAGCTCACGCGCGAGGTGCTGTCAGACAAGCCCCTCTTCGCCCTCTCCCCCGACGAGGTGGCGCAGATGAAGGCGGTGGTGGCGCGGCTGGCGCGCAAGATCAAGGACGCCCTCGCGCTGCGGCAGCGACAGGAGGAGAAGGGCCGGCTGGACTCCCGGCGGACCATCCGGCAGAGCCTGCAGTACGGGGGCGTGCCCATGGAGGTCCGCTTCCGGCGGCGGCACCGGGAGAAGCCCAAGCTGGTCACCCTCTGCGATGTCTCCGACTCGGTGCGGAACGCCTCGCGGTTCATGCTCCAGCTCGTCTGGAGCCTGCAGGAGTGCTTCTCCCGGGTCCGCTCGTACGTGTTCGTGTCCGAGATCGCCGAGGTGACGCAGGCCTTCAACACCTACACCGTGGACCGGGCCATCGAGTGGGCGCTCAGGTCCTCCTCCGTGGACTACCACTGCCGCTCCGACTTCGGCTACGCCTTCAGCCGCTTCTGCCGGACGGAGCTGGAGTCGCTGGACCGCAAGACCACGGTGCTCGTCCTGGGAGATGCCCGCAACAACTACAACGACCCGCAGGCGTGGGCCGTGCGTCAGATCCGCGAGCGTGTGAAAGGCATCATCTGGCTCAACCCGGAGGGGCAGTGGGGCTGGGGCATCGGCGACAGCGTCCTGCCGCTCTACGCCCCGTCCTGCGACATCGTCAAGGAGTGCCGCACCGTGGGGCAGCTGGTGCAGGTGGTGGACCAGCTCGTGCACTCGTGGTGGCGCCGGGGCCGCTAG
- a CDS encoding type II toxin-antitoxin system PrlF family antitoxin encodes MPTSTITRKGQVTIPKRIRDVLRLKPGDQVDFVVEDDGRVVLRAATLHVSELKGLLYRPGRRPVTLSEMDQAIVGHHRRRP; translated from the coding sequence ATGCCGACCTCGACGATCACCCGCAAGGGGCAGGTGACGATTCCCAAGCGGATCCGCGACGTGCTCCGGCTGAAGCCCGGTGATCAGGTCGACTTCGTGGTCGAGGACGATGGCCGGGTGGTGCTGCGGGCCGCGACGCTGCACGTGAGCGAGCTCAAGGGGCTCCTCTATCGGCCGGGCCGCCGGCCGGTGACGCTCTCGGAGATGGATCAGGCCATCGTCGGGCACCACCGCCGGCGGCCATGA
- a CDS encoding cupin domain-containing protein codes for MTVPVMTGYATLTTLPEEKIGDKITRKILVGEKEMVVFWTMKAGARAAVHQHPHEQIFWMLSGRMEFSLGGERRTCVAGDLCVIPGNTPHEAYFPEDTEVVDIFAPPREDMFTGGDTYLGRG; via the coding sequence ATGACAGTTCCCGTGATGACAGGCTACGCAACCCTCACGACGCTGCCCGAGGAGAAGATCGGCGACAAGATCACCCGCAAGATCCTCGTGGGCGAGAAGGAGATGGTCGTCTTCTGGACGATGAAAGCCGGCGCCCGCGCCGCCGTGCATCAGCACCCCCACGAGCAGATCTTCTGGATGCTCTCGGGCCGGATGGAGTTCAGCCTGGGAGGCGAGCGGCGTACCTGCGTGGCGGGAGACCTGTGCGTCATTCCCGGCAACACGCCCCACGAGGCCTACTTTCCCGAGGACACGGAGGTCGTCGACATCTTCGCCCCGCCCCGCGAGGACATGTTCACCGGCGGGGACACGTACCTCGGGCGCGGCTGA
- a CDS encoding M20 family metallopeptidase, with protein sequence MSAIKDAIAQAVDRLGNELEALSHRIHDAPELGFQETQACAWLGEFLAAKGFGVETGVGGIATAFRATIEAGSGPTIAILCEYDALPGIGHACGHNVIATSGVGAGAALAAVKDRLPGGRVQVIGTPAEEGGAGKVRLIEAGAFKDVDCAMMIHGFDRTLLHSDLLGIVRVTFEYTGRASHASADPWAGINALDACIQTFNAISMLRQQVRPDCRVHGIITNGGAAANIIPEYAAATFYVRAPRIDGMWDLYRRVVACAEGAARAAGAGLKVTQHSDTVYEPMKRNQTLLDLFAANMAAVGLTEGEPMPDRLGSSDIGNVSQVIPAIQPMIGIAPAGTAIHTRDFADAAVTPLARAGMLAAAKTMAMTALDLLADPARVRAAKEEFAR encoded by the coding sequence ATGAGCGCCATCAAGGACGCGATCGCTCAGGCGGTGGACCGCCTGGGCAACGAGCTCGAAGCCCTCTCGCACCGGATCCACGACGCCCCGGAGCTCGGCTTCCAGGAGACGCAGGCGTGCGCATGGCTCGGCGAGTTCCTCGCCGCCAAGGGCTTCGGGGTCGAGACCGGAGTGGGCGGTATCGCCACGGCGTTCCGCGCGACCATCGAGGCAGGCAGCGGCCCGACCATCGCCATCCTCTGCGAGTACGACGCGCTGCCCGGCATCGGGCACGCCTGCGGCCACAACGTCATCGCCACCTCCGGCGTCGGCGCGGGCGCCGCGCTGGCCGCGGTCAAGGACAGGCTTCCCGGAGGGCGCGTCCAGGTCATCGGCACGCCCGCCGAGGAGGGCGGGGCAGGAAAGGTCCGGCTCATCGAGGCCGGGGCCTTCAAGGACGTGGACTGCGCCATGATGATCCACGGCTTCGACCGCACCCTGCTCCATTCGGATCTCCTCGGCATCGTGCGCGTCACCTTCGAGTACACCGGCCGGGCCTCGCATGCGTCGGCCGACCCATGGGCGGGGATCAACGCGCTGGACGCCTGCATCCAGACCTTCAACGCCATCAGCATGCTGCGCCAGCAGGTGCGCCCGGACTGCCGCGTCCACGGCATCATCACCAATGGCGGCGCGGCGGCCAACATCATCCCCGAGTACGCCGCCGCCACGTTCTACGTGCGCGCCCCTCGCATCGACGGCATGTGGGATCTCTACCGACGTGTCGTGGCCTGCGCCGAGGGCGCGGCCAGGGCAGCCGGGGCCGGCCTGAAGGTCACCCAGCACTCCGACACTGTCTACGAGCCCATGAAGCGCAACCAGACGCTGCTGGATCTCTTCGCCGCCAACATGGCCGCGGTGGGCCTCACCGAGGGGGAGCCGATGCCCGATCGCTTGGGCTCCTCCGACATCGGCAACGTGAGCCAGGTGATCCCGGCCATCCAGCCGATGATCGGCATCGCGCCCGCAGGCACGGCCATCCACACGCGCGACTTCGCCGACGCCGCCGTCACACCCCTGGCCCGCGCCGGCATGCTGGCCGCCGCCAAGACGATGGCCATGACGGCGCTCGATCTGCTGGCCGATCCCGCCAGGGTGCGGGCCGCCAAGGAGGAGTTCGCCCGGTGA
- a CDS encoding FAD-dependent thymidylate synthase, with amino-acid sequence MPVETFTAEERARLAPYFTNLDGPVFALVNLPEVVKGALFARYSRSAKSLRRLFLDEFLEQAAPAAATASVGTTRAEALYERVLSDYGDDSVAQLGGVHLACEGASNLLTKVLEWGRLMAYLEQSTRYVPHTDRPGGAWKYRVPAELEGHPLRARYVETLDRAFETYARWIEPMREYWSQRFPPPAGESEATYRMTIRARALDSLRGLLPAATRSNVGIFGTGQAWEALLLRMRAHPLREVQEYAEMMLAELRKVIPAFLQRFERPERGGVWSQYLRDTREATEAATRALLAGIAPEPRPEVTLTDWDPEGEVKVVAAALYAASQLPDDQLLALAHTLTTEERRRVLAAYVGRRENRRHKPGRAFERTAYRFDVLGDYGAFRDLQRHRLLTLEWQPLSPRHGYVVADGIEEAGALPDWRRVMEESAALHDALVDAGLATVAPYAVAMAYRVRFYMEMNAREAMHLIELRTAAQGHPAYRRICQAMHRLIAEQAGHRALAAAMRYADHSGGEEGRLGAERAAEKRREAAR; translated from the coding sequence ATCCCGGTGGAGACCTTCACCGCCGAGGAGCGCGCGCGCCTCGCGCCGTACTTCACGAATCTCGACGGGCCGGTCTTCGCGCTGGTCAACCTGCCGGAGGTCGTGAAAGGGGCGCTCTTCGCCCGCTACTCGCGCTCGGCCAAGTCGCTGCGCCGGCTCTTCCTCGACGAGTTCCTCGAGCAGGCGGCCCCGGCCGCCGCCACGGCCTCCGTCGGCACCACGCGCGCGGAGGCCCTCTACGAGCGCGTCCTCAGCGACTACGGCGACGACTCCGTGGCGCAGCTGGGCGGCGTGCATCTTGCCTGCGAGGGCGCCTCGAACCTTCTCACCAAGGTGCTCGAGTGGGGGCGGCTCATGGCCTACCTCGAGCAGTCCACGCGCTACGTGCCGCACACGGACCGGCCGGGTGGGGCCTGGAAGTACCGCGTGCCCGCCGAGCTGGAGGGCCACCCGCTGCGGGCGCGCTACGTGGAGACGCTGGACCGGGCCTTCGAGACCTATGCGCGCTGGATCGAGCCCATGCGCGAGTACTGGAGCCAGCGCTTCCCGCCGCCGGCCGGCGAGAGCGAGGCCACGTACCGGATGACCATCCGCGCCAGGGCGCTGGACTCCCTCCGCGGACTTCTGCCGGCGGCCACCCGCTCCAACGTGGGCATCTTCGGCACCGGGCAGGCCTGGGAGGCCCTGCTGCTCAGGATGCGGGCCCACCCCCTGCGCGAGGTGCAGGAGTACGCCGAGATGATGCTCGCGGAGCTGCGCAAGGTGATCCCCGCCTTCCTCCAGCGGTTCGAGCGCCCCGAGCGCGGCGGCGTCTGGAGCCAGTACCTCCGCGACACGCGCGAGGCCACGGAGGCGGCGACCCGTGCGCTCCTCGCCGGGATCGCGCCGGAGCCGCGCCCGGAGGTCACGCTCACCGACTGGGATCCCGAGGGCGAGGTCAAGGTGGTCGCGGCGGCGCTCTACGCGGCATCGCAGCTTCCGGACGATCAGCTCCTCGCCCTGGCGCACACGCTCACCACGGAGGAGCGCCGGCGTGTCCTCGCGGCCTATGTCGGCCGCCGCGAGAACCGCCGTCACAAGCCTGGCCGGGCCTTCGAGCGCACCGCCTACCGCTTCGACGTGCTCGGCGACTACGGCGCCTTCCGGGATCTCCAGCGCCACCGGCTGCTCACCCTGGAATGGCAGCCGCTGTCCCCGCGCCACGGCTACGTGGTCGCCGACGGCATCGAGGAGGCGGGCGCGCTCCCCGACTGGCGGCGCGTCATGGAGGAGTCGGCCGCCCTGCACGACGCGCTGGTCGACGCCGGGCTCGCCACCGTCGCGCCCTACGCCGTCGCCATGGCCTACCGCGTGCGCTTCTACATGGAGATGAACGCGCGGGAAGCGATGCACCTGATCGAGCTGCGCACGGCGGCCCAGGGGCATCCCGCCTATCGCCGCATCTGCCAGGCCATGCATCGCCTCATCGCCGAGCAGGCGGGGCACCGTGCCCTGGCCGCCGCCATGCGCTACGCTGACCACTCCGGGGGCGAGGAGGGACGGCTCGGCGCCGAGCGCGCCGCCGAGAAGCGGCGCGAGGCCGCCCGGTGA
- a CDS encoding MoxR family ATPase: MFQSVEDVQEHFRDARYIANRRISTVVYLAERMGRPVLIEGPAGVGKTELAKTLAEITGRRLIRLQCYEGLDEGKALYEWKYAKQLLYTQLLKDRIGELIADAPSLPDAVARISGQDDAFFSHRFLSARPLLQAIESADPVVLLVDEIDKAEPEFEAFLLEVLSDFQVSVPELGTIKATNIPLVVLTSNNARELSDGLKRRCLHLFIDFPPPDEELAIIRLKVPEVPERLARAVVAVVNKIRVLELRKAPSVSESLDWARSLVILNADAMDRELVESTLTMLVKHEKDLERVRGALDKVLADLP; this comes from the coding sequence ATGTTTCAATCGGTCGAGGATGTCCAGGAGCACTTCAGGGATGCCCGTTACATCGCCAACCGCCGCATCTCCACGGTAGTGTACCTGGCCGAGCGCATGGGCCGCCCCGTGCTCATCGAAGGGCCCGCCGGGGTGGGCAAGACCGAGCTGGCCAAGACCCTGGCCGAGATCACCGGGCGCCGGCTGATCCGGCTCCAGTGTTACGAGGGGCTCGACGAGGGCAAGGCACTCTACGAGTGGAAGTACGCCAAGCAGCTCCTCTACACCCAGCTGCTCAAGGACCGGATCGGCGAGCTGATCGCGGATGCCCCGTCGCTGCCGGACGCGGTGGCGCGGATCTCGGGCCAGGACGACGCCTTCTTCTCCCATCGCTTTCTCTCGGCGCGCCCGCTGCTGCAGGCCATCGAGTCGGCGGATCCGGTGGTGCTCCTCGTGGACGAGATCGACAAGGCCGAGCCGGAGTTCGAGGCCTTCCTCCTGGAGGTGCTGTCCGATTTCCAGGTGTCCGTGCCCGAGCTCGGCACGATCAAGGCGACCAACATCCCGCTGGTGGTGCTGACGTCGAACAACGCGCGCGAGCTGTCCGACGGGCTCAAGCGCCGGTGCCTGCACCTGTTCATCGACTTCCCGCCGCCGGACGAGGAGCTGGCCATCATCCGCCTGAAGGTGCCGGAGGTCCCCGAGCGGCTGGCCCGCGCCGTGGTGGCTGTCGTGAACAAGATCCGCGTGCTCGAGCTGCGCAAGGCCCCGTCGGTGTCCGAGAGTCTCGACTGGGCGCGCTCGCTGGTCATCCTGAACGCCGACGCCATGGACCGGGAGCTCGTCGAGTCCACCCTCACGATGCTCGTCAAGCACGAGAAGGACCTGGAGCGGGTCCGGGGCGCCCTCGACAAGGTCCTCGCCGACCTCCCCTGA
- a CDS encoding M20 family metallopeptidase: MAVMSDTLEAAKRKIVETVEWLADDLEQLSHRIHDNPELCFKEEKAAAWLTAFLEKQGAAVERGVGGLPTAFRATIPGQGPGPTIAIMAEYDALPNIGHACGHNVIATSGAGAGAALAAALRPLPFPGRIQVIGTPAEEGGAGKVRLMEAGVFKDVDAAMMIHGRPGTQIWRPSLGIVKVTCEFSGRAAHASSWPWRGVNALNAMIQLFVSLDMMRQQVRPDARIHGVITKGGDQANIIPEYTAAEFYLRAPTRDYCQELLRRFEGCATGAATATGCTVAVTPDPVIHDPLKPNFTMAALFGKNLERIAFPVDPDDGQAGYGSTDCGNVSQALPTIHPYIRISPDGVPGHSREFAEWAKSPLARAGMVAAAKTLAMTAVDLLADPEALRKAKEEFAKAQG, translated from the coding sequence ATGGCAGTGATGAGCGACACGCTGGAAGCGGCCAAGCGCAAGATCGTGGAGACCGTGGAGTGGCTGGCCGACGACCTCGAGCAGCTGAGCCATCGGATCCACGACAATCCCGAGCTCTGCTTCAAGGAGGAGAAGGCGGCGGCCTGGCTCACGGCATTCCTCGAGAAACAGGGCGCCGCGGTGGAGCGCGGAGTGGGCGGGCTGCCCACGGCCTTCCGCGCGACCATCCCCGGTCAGGGGCCCGGCCCCACCATCGCCATCATGGCGGAGTACGACGCCCTGCCCAATATCGGGCACGCCTGCGGCCACAACGTCATCGCCACCTCCGGGGCGGGCGCGGGGGCCGCGCTCGCCGCCGCGCTCCGGCCGCTCCCCTTCCCCGGGCGCATCCAGGTCATCGGCACCCCCGCCGAGGAGGGCGGGGCGGGCAAGGTGCGCCTCATGGAGGCCGGCGTCTTCAAGGACGTGGATGCCGCCATGATGATCCACGGGCGTCCCGGGACGCAGATCTGGCGGCCGAGCCTCGGTATCGTCAAGGTGACGTGCGAGTTCTCCGGGCGGGCGGCGCACGCCTCGTCCTGGCCCTGGCGCGGGGTCAACGCGCTCAACGCCATGATCCAGCTCTTCGTCTCGCTGGACATGATGCGCCAGCAGGTCCGCCCGGACGCCCGCATTCACGGCGTCATCACCAAGGGCGGTGACCAGGCCAACATCATCCCCGAGTACACGGCGGCCGAGTTCTACCTGCGGGCGCCCACGCGCGACTACTGCCAGGAGCTGCTGCGCCGCTTCGAGGGCTGCGCCACGGGCGCCGCCACGGCCACCGGCTGCACGGTCGCGGTCACCCCCGACCCCGTCATCCACGACCCGCTCAAGCCCAACTTCACCATGGCGGCCCTCTTCGGCAAGAACCTGGAGCGCATCGCCTTCCCCGTGGATCCCGACGACGGCCAGGCCGGCTACGGCTCCACCGACTGCGGCAACGTGAGCCAGGCCCTGCCGACCATTCACCCGTACATCCGCATCTCGCCCGACGGCGTGCCCGGCCACTCGCGCGAGTTCGCCGAGTGGGCGAAGTCGCCCCTGGCCCGGGCGGGGATGGTGGCGGCTGCCAAGACGCTGGCCATGACGGCGGTGGACCTGCTGGCCGATCCCGAGGCGCTCCGCAAAGCCAAGGAGGAGTTCGCGAAGGCGCAGGGGTAG
- a CDS encoding M48 family metallopeptidase, whose translation MDQERARVYHRVQLWLAAARLGLGAAYLAALLSCGWAARLADAVAALTPRWWLQLAAALLVLGGSYRLATLPLAWLAGFWLPRRFGLLHQGLRQWALDAVKVAALGATLGLAAAEIVYALLRASPWWWLWSTLAFLAMSTVLTLVAPVWLVPLFYRLEPLPDPALRDRLVRLGARAGVPVIGVWVADQSRKSRTANAAVTGLGRTRRIILFDTLLAGFTPDEIEAVLAHELGHHAHADIWRGLLVQSALTLATFLAADIALRTGAAALALRGPADLAGLPLLALIVLALSLLALPLGNSWSRRVERQADDFALRTTGNAPAFISAMERLGTLNLAEREPHPLKEFLLHSHPSIGRRVARAQAGPGSPG comes from the coding sequence ATGGATCAGGAGCGAGCGCGCGTCTATCACCGCGTGCAGCTCTGGCTCGCGGCGGCGCGCCTGGGCCTGGGCGCGGCCTACCTCGCCGCGCTCTTGTCCTGCGGCTGGGCCGCCCGGCTCGCAGACGCCGTCGCGGCACTGACGCCACGCTGGTGGCTGCAGCTGGCGGCCGCGCTCCTCGTGCTCGGCGGCAGCTACCGCCTGGCCACGCTCCCGCTGGCCTGGCTCGCCGGGTTCTGGCTGCCGCGGCGCTTCGGACTGCTCCACCAGGGGCTTCGCCAGTGGGCGCTCGACGCCGTCAAGGTGGCGGCGCTCGGCGCGACGCTCGGCCTGGCCGCGGCCGAGATCGTCTACGCTCTCCTGCGCGCGAGCCCGTGGTGGTGGCTCTGGAGCACACTCGCCTTCCTGGCGATGTCGACAGTGCTGACGCTCGTGGCCCCCGTGTGGCTCGTGCCGCTCTTCTACCGCCTCGAGCCTCTGCCCGACCCGGCGCTCCGCGATCGGCTGGTGAGGCTCGGCGCGAGGGCCGGGGTGCCGGTGATCGGCGTCTGGGTCGCCGACCAGTCGCGCAAGAGCCGCACCGCGAATGCGGCCGTGACCGGCCTCGGCCGGACCCGCCGCATCATCCTCTTCGACACCCTCCTGGCCGGGTTCACCCCGGACGAGATCGAGGCGGTGCTCGCCCACGAGCTGGGCCACCACGCCCACGCCGACATCTGGCGGGGCCTGCTGGTCCAGAGCGCGCTGACCTTGGCAACCTTCCTCGCGGCTGACATCGCCCTCAGAACTGGAGCCGCGGCGCTCGCGCTCCGGGGCCCGGCCGATCTGGCGGGGCTGCCGCTCCTCGCCCTCATCGTCCTGGCCCTGAGCCTGCTCGCGCTGCCGCTGGGCAACAGCTGGTCCCGGCGCGTGGAGCGGCAGGCCGACGACTTTGCCCTGCGAACCACCGGCAACGCGCCGGCCTTCATCTCGGCCATGGAGCGGCTCGGCACCCTGAACCTGGCCGAGCGCGAGCCACATCCGCTGAAGGAGTTCCTTCTCCACTCGCACCCCTCCATCGGCCGCCGGGTGGCGCGGGCGCAGGCGGGCCCGGGATCGCCCGGCTGA
- a CDS encoding lipoprotein, whose translation MRRPLLLALLALILAGCFALRAGQEFPSPEPLMIVVGKTDKAALRRMFGEPYQVGLDSGDQTWRWFFGQREAGAEISKDLSVRFAADGTVKSYSFTSNFPEDMRRLK comes from the coding sequence ATGCGGCGGCCGCTCCTCCTCGCCCTGCTCGCGCTCATCCTGGCCGGGTGCTTCGCGTTGAGGGCCGGCCAGGAATTCCCCTCGCCCGAGCCCCTCATGATCGTCGTGGGCAAGACCGACAAGGCAGCGCTGCGACGCATGTTCGGCGAGCCCTACCAGGTGGGGCTCGACAGCGGCGACCAGACATGGCGCTGGTTCTTCGGCCAGCGGGAAGCGGGCGCCGAGATCAGCAAGGACCTGTCGGTGCGCTTCGCGGCCGACGGCACCGTGAAGTCCTACTCGTTCACGTCGAACTTTCCCGAGGACATGAGGCGGCTCAAGTAG
- a CDS encoding GAF domain-containing protein → MPLTAEAIIETDGGSGRPLPTLIRHLRVLRAVGEAVNSSLDLEQVLERSLEAVTQVTGYEISSLHLVSADGAHLVLQGDRGLSERLREINRVLPMGAGLIGGVAASGIPRRLREVARAKDLLPAAREAVAADAIRAFVCVPIRARHRILGTLSLGRRTEHRFSSAELHLLECVADQVGLALDNARLHSESRHQLQELERTRSATVRAERLSAVDGLAAGVAHEINNPLTIILGQVHVLVQGEPTAAAVLQGLAVIDAAARRAARIVKDLRRFAEPSPAHRSPCCVATEIRSLLGQEAPRLEAAGIAIRLELGEAPVIWGDAAQLRQVLAHLVDNARHAMAAAHGCGTLGVRLAPLPRGVRVEVADDGPGIAPEHLPRIFNPFFTTKGPDEGRGLGLSVSYGIVKEHGGRLWAENLPGGGALFVVELPVSLRRVERAPRA, encoded by the coding sequence ATGCCGCTGACGGCCGAAGCCATCATCGAGACCGACGGAGGTTCGGGACGGCCCTTGCCCACGCTGATCCGTCACCTGCGCGTGCTCCGGGCCGTCGGAGAGGCCGTGAACTCGTCGCTGGATCTGGAGCAGGTGCTCGAGCGGTCCCTGGAGGCCGTGACCCAGGTCACGGGCTACGAGATATCGAGCCTCCACCTGGTCTCCGCCGACGGGGCGCACCTGGTGCTCCAGGGGGACCGTGGACTGTCCGAGCGCCTGCGCGAGATCAACCGCGTCCTGCCCATGGGAGCCGGGCTCATCGGCGGCGTGGCGGCCTCCGGGATCCCGCGGCGGCTGCGGGAGGTCGCCCGGGCAAAGGATCTCCTGCCTGCGGCGCGCGAGGCCGTCGCGGCCGACGCGATCCGCGCCTTCGTCTGCGTGCCGATCCGGGCCCGCCACCGCATCCTCGGTACGCTCTCCCTGGGCCGGCGGACGGAACACCGCTTCAGCAGCGCCGAGCTCCATCTCCTCGAGTGCGTGGCCGACCAGGTCGGCCTGGCGCTGGACAACGCCCGCCTCCACTCGGAGTCGCGCCACCAGCTCCAGGAGCTCGAACGCACCCGGAGCGCCACGGTACGGGCCGAGCGGCTCTCGGCAGTGGACGGGCTGGCCGCGGGAGTCGCCCACGAGATCAACAACCCGCTCACGATCATCCTCGGCCAGGTGCACGTGCTGGTCCAGGGTGAGCCGACGGCGGCCGCGGTCCTGCAAGGACTCGCCGTCATCGACGCGGCCGCCAGGCGCGCCGCGAGGATCGTGAAGGATCTCCGTCGGTTCGCCGAGCCGAGCCCCGCCCACCGCTCCCCGTGCTGCGTGGCGACGGAGATCAGGAGTCTGCTCGGCCAGGAGGCGCCGCGGCTCGAGGCCGCGGGCATCGCCATCCGGCTCGAGCTCGGGGAGGCGCCGGTCATCTGGGGCGATGCGGCCCAGCTCCGTCAGGTCCTGGCCCACCTGGTGGACAACGCCCGCCACGCCATGGCGGCCGCGCACGGGTGCGGCACGCTCGGCGTGCGCCTCGCGCCCCTGCCGCGCGGGGTGAGGGTCGAGGTCGCCGACGACGGACCCGGCATCGCCCCGGAGCACCTGCCGCGCATCTTCAATCCGTTCTTCACGACCAAGGGGCCCGACGAGGGGCGCGGGCTCGGCCTCAGCGTCTCCTACGGCATCGTGAAGGAACACGGCGGCAGGCTCTGGGCCGAGAACCTCCCGGGCGGCGGCGCCCTCTTCGTCGTCGAGCTCCCCGTGAGCCTCAGGCGTGTGGAGCGCGCGCCCCGCGCCTAG
- a CDS encoding type II toxin-antitoxin system VapC family toxin has translation MTGLDTNVLLRYLTQDDPAQFRRAAALIDEVVARGERCAIGVVMCCELVWVLRDKYRADRATVAGVLEAILRTTHFVVEDKDLVRRALEDYRRGPGDFADYLMGWRNRRAGCESTATFDGALKGSDLFVLL, from the coding sequence ATGACGGGACTGGATACGAACGTCCTGCTCCGGTATCTGACGCAGGACGATCCCGCGCAGTTCCGGCGCGCCGCCGCGCTCATCGACGAGGTGGTGGCCCGCGGCGAGCGTTGCGCGATCGGCGTGGTCATGTGCTGCGAGCTGGTCTGGGTGCTGCGGGACAAGTACAGGGCCGATCGTGCGACGGTCGCCGGTGTCCTGGAAGCGATCCTCCGGACGACGCACTTCGTCGTCGAGGACAAGGATCTGGTCCGCCGGGCGCTGGAGGACTATCGCCGGGGGCCCGGGGACTTCGCCGATTACCTCATGGGGTGGCGCAACCGACGGGCTGGCTGCGAGTCCACCGCCACGTTCGATGGGGCCCTGAAGGGGAGCGATCTCTTCGTCCTGCTCTGA